TCATAATAAGAAAATCATTAATCGGGCAGCTACAGAACCTGCTACGGGAAGTCCAACAAGAGGAGGTATACCTGAAACTACAGCTGTCAGAGACAAAACCGGTTACATACTAAATGGCAGAAAGACTTTTACGACGATGGCAAACGTTTTAGATTATTACATCGTCTCAGCAAAAATGAATGACCTAAATGAAGTAGGGTGGTTCCTAGTCGAGAATGGACAAAATGGTGTTAAAATTGAGGAAACATGGGATTCGTTGGGAATGAGAGGAACGGCAAGCGATGACCTGATCTTATCAGATGTCCACGTTCCACATAATCGATTAGTTGAACACAAAACACCACCTAGGAAAGGTAAAGTCCCTAAGGGATGGCTATTACATATTCCAGCATGTTATTTAGGCATAGCTATTGCTGCTAGAAACGAGGCAGTGGAATTTGCAAAGAATTATCAACCTAATAGTCTAAATACTACCATTTCAGAGGTCGCTCATATTAAAGAGAAAATTGGAAAGATGGACCTTGCCATCCTCAACGCTCAATATTTTTTGTTTGGTGTCGCAGATAAGTGGGACAACAATCCTGAGAATCGAACAGATTTAGGACCTGACTTAGCTGCTGTGAAGACCATTGCAACAAACAACGCGAATGAAGTTGTTGATTTAGCAATGAGAATTGTTGGTGGAAGAAGTTTAGCTAAATCCTCTAATCTCGAGAGGCACTACAGAGATGTCCGAGCTGGGTTACATAATCCTCCGATGGATGACAGTGTCCTCCATACATTAGCAAGTAGAGCAATTAATGACTAAGATATTACCATTAAAAACCCCCTTCTTGGGGGATTTTTTGTGATTTGAAAAACGATTAAGAGTCATGTACAATGTACAACTGTGTATGAATTATATAGGTAAAATGAACGATTTCAATAGTACGGCAATTATCATTCATTCGTAGGAAGGAGATCAATATGTCATTACTTGTTAGGGAACCTTTTGCAGATGAATCTAATCGTGACTTAGAAGAAATGGAAATGCAAGTATTTAGAATGCAGGATGATATAAAAAGGATTGCTAAAAAATGGGATGTCGTTGGAATAGATCATTCGAAAGAAGATAATCTTGTCATCGTCTACAAGCATGAGGAAGAAGAACGTTGTAATATTATGATTAATGATTGTGAGTCTGCCTTCCGTGGTGTTTGGGACTTTGCCGTTCAAGCACTTTTCCCTGATCGTGATCGAATTCATATTGGAGATATAAAAGGTCCTGAAAATAAAGGGTACGGATCGATTTGCATTGATTATTTAAAGGAGTTAGCGCAAGATAAAAACATTCCATATATTACAGGTGATATTTCCGAACGAGATTGGGACCACCTAGAACGGCTTATTCATTTTTATGAAAAACACAACTTCACAGTCGACGTAGACTATGAAGAAAAATGGGGCCATATTACTTGGAAACAAGGACATTAACCATACAAGAGTTGATTTACGGAAAAAAAGCCGTAAACTGGTCTTACCCCTGTCAAGTAGACAATATAAAAAAACTACGCTGCCAACGCGTGTCGATATTCAATCGGCGCGCGTTGCTTTAATTTCTTTTGGAAACGTCTGTAGTTATAGTGGTAAATGTAATCCTCAATCGCTTGTCGAATCTCTTTTTCTGATTTACACTTTTCTATATACAACTTTTCTGTTTTGAGATGCGAAAAGAAGGATTCAATGCAGGCATTATCCAGGCAGTTTCCTTTGCGAGAGTGGCTGCCCTTAATGCCATATTCTTCTATTCGTGTGTTGTATGCCTGAGACGTATACTGAAAGCCTTGATCCGAATGGAGAACGGCTTCAGCTACGTCTTTTTTCTTTGTCCATAGAGCTACTGTATTTAAAACAAGTTCCAAATCATTCCGGTTAGAAAGCTGCCAGCCTACAATCTCATTGTTGAATAGATCTTGAATCACCGATAAGTAGTAGAATCGTTCACCATCTGACACATAAGTAATGTCGGTAACCATTTTTTGATTAGGTCCCTTTGCTTTAAAGTTTCTTTTTAGTCGGTTTGGATAGACGACAGACGGAGTATATCCATGTCTTTTTCTCTTTTTACGAATCACAGATTGAATTCCCATTTCCGTCATCAGCCGATAAACTTTTTTATGATTAATGTGGTAACCACTTTCTTTTAATAAATGTGTCATAGTAGGATAGCCTGTTTCCGGGTGAAGAAAATGTATCCCCATCATATGCTTTTTGAT
This Pseudalkalibacillus berkeleyi DNA region includes the following protein-coding sequences:
- a CDS encoding IS3 family transposase, with the translated sequence MAGGLLKKAISKSRNGGEITQRIKYETIEELRSEAPVTWLLEIAFLQPSSFYKWRAGRAKREERANRDHDIKKHMMGIHFLHPETGYPTMTHLLKESGYHINHKKVYRLMTEMGIQSVIRKKRKRHGYTPSVVYPNRLKRNFKAKGPNQKMVTDITYVSDGERFYYLSVIQDLFNNEIVGWQLSNRNDLELVLNTVALWTKKKDVAEAVLHSDQGFQYTSQAYNTRIEEYGIKGSHSRKGNCLDNACIESFFSHLKTEKLYIEKCKSEKEIRQAIEDYIYHYNYRRFQKKLKQRAPIEYRHALAA
- a CDS encoding acyl-CoA dehydrogenase family protein, translated to MWNPYSPFIQTERQSSLFNITKELSNKVGKRATLTDHYGKFLDDNLRDLKDYNYQSLSLPKALGGENLSLYEFVLLQEKLAEGDASVALSIGWHLGIVMELRDEGLWDEETFNWIGKEIHHNKKIINRAATEPATGSPTRGGIPETTAVRDKTGYILNGRKTFTTMANVLDYYIVSAKMNDLNEVGWFLVENGQNGVKIEETWDSLGMRGTASDDLILSDVHVPHNRLVEHKTPPRKGKVPKGWLLHIPACYLGIAIAARNEAVEFAKNYQPNSLNTTISEVAHIKEKIGKMDLAILNAQYFLFGVADKWDNNPENRTDLGPDLAAVKTIATNNANEVVDLAMRIVGGRSLAKSSNLERHYRDVRAGLHNPPMDDSVLHTLASRAIND